The following are from one region of the Cloacibacterium normanense genome:
- a CDS encoding protein-L-isoaspartate(D-aspartate) O-methyltransferase, whose protein sequence is MQDSFVHKGKRKILVEYLREKIGISDENVLKAINEVPRHLFLESVFEDFAYEDRAFPIAANQTISHPSTVAEQTELLEVQEKEKILEIGTGCGYQTAVLVTMNAFVYTIERQKDLHDFAQKKLREMHLRPKFQSFGDGFLGLPTFAPFDKILVTCGAEILPIELLKQLKIGGKMVIPMGKTDEQILYRFTKISEKEFEKEEFGAYKFVPMLQDRNK, encoded by the coding sequence ATGCAGGACTCATTTGTACATAAAGGAAAACGTAAAATTTTAGTAGAATATCTACGCGAAAAAATTGGAATTTCAGATGAAAATGTGTTAAAAGCCATTAACGAAGTTCCGCGTCATCTTTTTTTAGAAAGTGTTTTTGAGGATTTTGCTTATGAAGACAGAGCATTTCCTATTGCGGCCAATCAAACCATTTCGCATCCTTCTACAGTTGCCGAACAAACCGAATTGTTAGAAGTTCAGGAAAAGGAAAAAATTCTGGAAATTGGTACAGGTTGTGGGTATCAAACTGCGGTTTTGGTCACCATGAATGCTTTTGTTTACACGATAGAGAGACAAAAAGATTTACACGATTTTGCACAGAAAAAATTGCGTGAAATGCATCTTCGTCCGAAATTTCAAAGTTTTGGAGATGGATTTTTAGGTTTGCCTACTTTTGCGCCGTTTGATAAAATTTTGGTGACTTGTGGAGCAGAAATTCTTCCCATAGAATTGTTGAAACAACTGAAAATAGGTGGGAAAATGGTGATTCCTATGGGAAAAACAGACGAACAAATCCTCTATAGGTTTACCAAAATTTCTGAAAAGGAATTTGAAAAAGAAGAATTCGGAGCGTATAAATTCGTGCCGATGTTGCAGGATAGAAATAAATAA
- a CDS encoding urocanate hydratase, with amino-acid sequence MNFQQQIQQGIPTELPQPKPYETQINHAPKRKEILNEEEKKLALKNALRYFEPKFHAELLPEFKEELEKYGRVYMYRFRPDYEMYARPISEYPGKSLKAKSIMLMIQNNLSYAVAQHPHELITYGGNGAVFQNWAQYLLTMKYLSEMTDEQTLVMYSGHPMGLFPSHKDAPRVVVTNGMVIPNYSKPDDWEKFNALGVSQYGQMTAGSYMYIGPQGIVHGTTITVLNAFRKIKKSPKGGLFVTSGLGGMSGAQPKAGNIAGCITVCAEVNPKITKIRHEQKWVDEIHENLDELVARVRKAQEIEETVSLAYLGNVVEVWEKFDQENLKIDIGSDQTSLHNPWAGGYYPVGISFEDSNKMMAEQPELFKEKVQKSLRRHAAAINKHTSKGTYFFDYGNAFLLECSRAGADVLAENPTLGREFKFPSYVQDIMGPMCFDYGFGPFRWVCASGKPEDLQKTDEIACEVLEELMKNSPGEIQQQMQDNITSIKGAQENKLVVGSQARILYADAEGRMKIAEKFNQAIKNGEIGPVILGRDHHDVSGTDSPYRETSNIYDGSRFTADMAIHNVIGDSFRGATWVSIHNGGGVGWGEVINGGFGMLLDGSEDADRRLKSMLFWDVNNGISRRSWARNEGAIFAIKRAMEAEPNLKVTLPNFVDEDLFSLE; translated from the coding sequence ATGAATTTCCAACAACAGATACAACAAGGAATTCCAACAGAATTGCCTCAACCAAAACCATACGAAACCCAAATTAATCACGCTCCGAAACGTAAAGAAATTCTCAATGAAGAAGAGAAAAAGTTAGCGCTAAAGAATGCTTTACGTTATTTCGAACCGAAATTTCACGCAGAATTGTTGCCAGAATTCAAGGAAGAATTGGAGAAATATGGCAGGGTTTACATGTATCGTTTTCGTCCAGATTACGAAATGTATGCAAGACCGATTTCAGAATATCCAGGGAAATCTTTAAAGGCGAAATCTATTATGCTCATGATTCAAAATAATTTGAGTTATGCAGTGGCGCAACATCCTCATGAATTGATAACTTACGGTGGAAATGGTGCGGTTTTCCAAAATTGGGCGCAATATCTTTTGACTATGAAATATTTGTCAGAAATGACAGATGAGCAAACGTTGGTGATGTATTCTGGTCATCCAATGGGATTATTTCCAAGTCATAAAGATGCTCCAAGAGTTGTAGTTACGAATGGAATGGTGATTCCTAATTATTCAAAACCAGATGATTGGGAAAAATTTAACGCACTGGGAGTTTCGCAGTACGGACAAATGACCGCAGGAAGTTATATGTACATTGGTCCACAAGGAATTGTGCACGGAACTACAATTACAGTTCTGAATGCTTTTAGAAAAATTAAAAAATCGCCAAAAGGTGGACTTTTTGTGACTTCTGGTTTAGGCGGAATGTCTGGAGCTCAACCAAAAGCAGGAAATATAGCAGGTTGTATCACGGTTTGTGCCGAAGTAAATCCTAAAATTACCAAAATTCGTCACGAACAAAAATGGGTTGATGAAATTCACGAAAACTTAGACGAATTGGTTGCTAGAGTGAGAAAAGCACAAGAAATCGAAGAAACTGTTTCTTTGGCTTATCTCGGAAATGTGGTAGAAGTTTGGGAAAAATTTGACCAAGAGAATTTAAAAATCGATATCGGTAGCGACCAAACTTCACTCCACAATCCTTGGGCTGGAGGTTATTATCCTGTTGGAATTTCTTTTGAAGATTCTAATAAGATGATGGCAGAGCAACCAGAATTATTCAAGGAAAAAGTTCAGAAAAGTTTAAGAAGACACGCAGCAGCAATCAATAAACACACTTCAAAAGGAACGTATTTCTTTGATTATGGAAACGCTTTTCTGCTTGAATGTTCCAGAGCAGGAGCCGATGTTTTAGCAGAAAACCCAACTTTGGGAAGAGAGTTTAAATTCCCAAGTTACGTTCAAGATATTATGGGACCGATGTGTTTTGATTATGGTTTCGGACCGTTTCGTTGGGTTTGTGCTTCAGGAAAACCTGAAGATTTACAAAAAACCGATGAAATCGCTTGTGAAGTATTAGAAGAATTGATGAAAAATTCTCCTGGGGAAATTCAGCAACAAATGCAAGACAACATTACTTCGATTAAAGGAGCGCAAGAAAATAAATTGGTAGTCGGTTCACAAGCCAGAATTTTGTACGCTGATGCAGAAGGAAGAATGAAAATTGCAGAAAAATTCAATCAAGCGATAAAAAATGGTGAAATAGGACCAGTGATTTTGGGAAGAGATCATCACGATGTTTCTGGAACGGATTCACCTTACAGAGAAACCTCTAATATTTATGACGGAAGCCGTTTTACAGCAGATATGGCGATTCATAATGTAATTGGTGATAGTTTCCGAGGTGCAACTTGGGTTTCTATTCACAATGGAGGTGGAGTTGGTTGGGGAGAAGTGATTAATGGCGGTTTCGGAATGTTATTGGATGGTTCTGAAGATGCCGACCGAAGATTAAAATCAATGCTTTTTTGGGATGTAAACAACGGAATTTCCCGCAGAAGTTGGGCAAGAAATGAAGGTGCAATCTTTGCGATAAAACGCGCAATGGAAGCAGAACCAAATTTGAAAGTTACTTTACCGAATTTTGTGGATGAAGATTTGTTTTCCTTGGAATAA
- a CDS encoding 3-hydroxybutyryl-CoA dehydrogenase — MKNIVVIGAGTMGNGIAHTFAQTGFKVNLVDVSQEALDRGIKTITTNLDRIIAKGNLTEEQKTETLGNITTFTALSDACGNADLIVEAATENQDLKLKIFQQMDELAPENCILATNTSSISITKIASATKRPEKVIGMHFMNPVPIMKLVEIIKGYSTSKETFDAIFEMSKTLGKVPVEVNDYPGFVANRILMPMINEAIETLYNGVAGVEEIDTVMKLGMAHPMGPLQLADFIGLDVCLAILNVMYDGFKNPKYAPNPLLVNMVTAGKLGVKSGEGFYDYSESKKAEKVAKMFAK; from the coding sequence ATGAAGAACATCGTTGTAATCGGAGCTGGAACCATGGGAAACGGAATTGCCCATACTTTTGCTCAAACTGGTTTTAAAGTAAATTTGGTAGATGTTTCGCAGGAAGCATTAGATAGAGGAATTAAAACCATTACTACCAACTTAGACAGAATTATTGCAAAAGGTAACCTTACCGAAGAACAAAAAACTGAAACTCTTGGAAATATTACCACTTTTACAGCGCTTTCGGACGCTTGCGGAAACGCAGATTTAATCGTAGAAGCTGCAACAGAAAACCAAGATTTGAAGTTGAAAATTTTCCAACAAATGGATGAATTGGCGCCAGAAAATTGTATTCTCGCTACCAATACTTCATCTATTTCTATCACTAAAATTGCTTCGGCTACAAAGCGTCCTGAAAAAGTAATCGGAATGCATTTTATGAATCCTGTTCCGATTATGAAATTGGTAGAAATCATCAAAGGTTATTCTACTTCTAAAGAAACTTTTGATGCCATTTTTGAGATGTCTAAAACTTTAGGAAAAGTTCCTGTAGAAGTGAACGATTATCCTGGTTTTGTGGCGAATAGAATTCTAATGCCAATGATTAACGAAGCAATTGAAACCCTTTATAACGGAGTTGCAGGTGTAGAAGAAATTGACACCGTAATGAAATTAGGAATGGCTCATCCAATGGGACCGCTTCAGTTGGCAGATTTCATAGGATTAGACGTTTGTCTGGCAATTCTCAATGTTATGTATGATGGATTCAAAAATCCTAAATACGCTCCAAATCCACTATTAGTAAATATGGTAACTGCAGGAAAATTAGGCGTGAAATCTGGAGAAGGTTTCTATGACTATTCAGAATCTAAAAAAGCAGAAAAAGTAGCGAAAATGTTTGCGAAATAA
- the bla gene encoding class A beta-lactamase, subclass A2 — MKKLTILFLLISIFCFAQKAELKKEISKITEGKKATVAVSVLGIDFPFQYNNNNAEKKLPMQSVFKYHIALAVLDLVDQGKLSLDQKVFIKKSELLPNTWSPIREKNPEGNFEMPISELIEYSVAMSDNVGCDVLLRLIGGPKVVHDFLIYKGAKDTQIVYNEEIMQSAWKNQYENYTTMKSATRLLKDFYKGKILSKKSTEFLLGVMYRTSTGLNKIVEQLPKSAKVAHKTGSSGKNNAGLTGAENDIAIITLPNGKTYAIAIFVSDSMETWEVNCKMISDISKVVFENLEK; from the coding sequence ATGAAAAAACTCACCATACTTTTTCTACTCATTTCAATCTTTTGTTTCGCACAAAAAGCCGAACTGAAAAAAGAAATTTCTAAAATTACCGAAGGAAAAAAAGCTACAGTTGCAGTTTCTGTTTTGGGAATAGATTTTCCATTTCAATACAACAACAATAATGCGGAGAAAAAACTTCCGATGCAAAGTGTTTTTAAATATCATATTGCTTTGGCGGTTTTGGACTTGGTAGATCAAGGAAAACTAAGTCTTGACCAAAAAGTATTCATCAAAAAATCTGAACTTTTACCCAATACTTGGAGCCCAATTCGAGAAAAAAATCCAGAAGGAAATTTTGAAATGCCCATTTCTGAATTGATAGAATATTCTGTTGCAATGAGCGACAATGTTGGTTGCGATGTTCTTTTACGATTGATTGGCGGACCAAAAGTAGTTCATGATTTTCTGATTTATAAAGGTGCAAAAGATACGCAAATTGTTTATAATGAAGAGATTATGCAAAGTGCATGGAAAAACCAATACGAAAATTACACCACCATGAAATCTGCCACAAGATTGTTGAAGGATTTTTATAAAGGCAAAATTTTGTCTAAAAAATCTACAGAATTTTTGTTGGGTGTGATGTACAGAACTTCTACAGGTTTAAATAAAATTGTAGAACAATTACCAAAGTCTGCAAAAGTCGCACACAAAACAGGTTCTTCCGGGAAAAATAATGCAGGTTTAACTGGTGCAGAAAATGATATTGCCATCATTACTTTACCCAACGGAAAAACCTATGCTATTGCTATTTTTGTAAGTGATTCTATGGAAACTTGGGAAGTGAATTGTAAAATGATTTCGGATATTTCTAAAGTGGTTTTTGAGAATTTAGAAAAGTAG
- a CDS encoding fasciclin domain-containing protein: MKNLIKKIGLVLLGTFVLTSCSDDDDNYDKNVYNIVAKDADFSNLKAAIDKAGLATTLQSSGTFTVFAPSNAAFTAFLQANGFASLEQVPTATLKEILLNHVLSTEVKAAQVTTGYVSTLAKGAASSSRNLSMYINTSNGVKINGVSNVTKTDIDATNGVIHKVDAVIGLPTIVTHATANPNFTTLVAALTRNDMPNFVSILSGTANSPFTVFAPTNTAFSGLLTELNLSGLSAIPQATLENTLKYHVVAGANVASTDLTNNMMVTTFQGGKFTITTTGGAKITDAKNRVSNIVATDVQCSNGIIHVIDKVILP; the protein is encoded by the coding sequence ATGAAAAATTTAATTAAAAAAATTGGTCTTGTTCTTTTAGGAACATTTGTTTTGACTTCTTGTTCTGATGACGATGATAATTATGACAAAAATGTATACAATATTGTAGCAAAAGATGCAGATTTCTCTAATCTAAAAGCGGCAATAGATAAAGCAGGTTTAGCAACTACTTTACAATCTAGTGGAACTTTTACTGTTTTTGCACCTTCTAATGCTGCTTTTACGGCTTTTCTTCAAGCAAATGGTTTTGCTTCTTTAGAACAAGTTCCAACTGCTACATTAAAAGAAATTTTATTAAACCACGTTCTTTCTACTGAAGTTAAAGCTGCGCAGGTTACTACAGGTTATGTTTCTACTTTGGCAAAAGGTGCTGCTTCTAGTTCTAGAAATTTAAGTATGTACATTAACACTTCTAATGGTGTTAAAATCAATGGCGTTTCAAACGTTACCAAAACAGATATTGACGCAACCAATGGTGTTATTCACAAAGTAGACGCGGTAATTGGTTTGCCAACTATCGTAACTCACGCTACTGCAAATCCTAATTTCACCACTTTAGTTGCCGCTTTAACCAGAAATGATATGCCGAATTTTGTAAGCATTCTAAGCGGAACAGCTAATTCACCATTCACTGTTTTTGCTCCTACTAATACTGCTTTTTCTGGATTGTTGACAGAACTTAATCTTTCAGGATTGAGTGCTATTCCACAAGCTACTTTAGAAAATACTTTGAAATATCACGTAGTAGCAGGTGCGAATGTAGCTTCTACAGATTTAACCAATAATATGATGGTTACTACCTTCCAAGGTGGAAAATTTACCATAACCACAACTGGTGGTGCAAAAATTACCGATGCCAAAAATAGAGTTTCTAATATTGTGGCTACGGATGTACAATGCTCTAATGGAATTATTCATGTGATTGACAAAGTCATTCTTCCATAA
- a CDS encoding nitroreductase family protein gives MMKTFEDIVHYRRSVRHYQNVEIDAEKVKHCIELATLSPNSSNMQLWEFYHITEPEILKKLAVACLSQEAATTAKQMVVFVTRQDLHRKRAKKMAELETQNVLKNTPPEKQEKRIKRWQMYYGKVMPFLYSKFLGILGIFRKILVNVIGVFRPITYQVSENDARVVVHKTCALAAQTFMLAMSNEGYDTCPMEGFDSRRVKKILNLPFGAEVNMIVSCGIRDEKGVWGDRMRVDFEEVYKRL, from the coding sequence ATGATGAAAACTTTTGAAGATATCGTTCATTACCGCCGTTCTGTAAGGCATTATCAAAATGTAGAAATTGATGCAGAAAAGGTGAAACATTGTATAGAATTGGCTACTTTATCGCCCAATTCTTCTAACATGCAATTGTGGGAATTTTACCACATTACAGAGCCAGAAATTTTGAAAAAATTGGCGGTTGCTTGTTTAAGTCAGGAAGCAGCAACTACTGCAAAACAAATGGTGGTTTTCGTGACGAGACAAGATTTGCACAGAAAAAGAGCCAAAAAAATGGCAGAACTAGAAACGCAAAACGTCTTGAAAAATACACCTCCCGAAAAACAAGAAAAACGCATTAAGCGTTGGCAAATGTATTACGGAAAAGTAATGCCGTTTTTGTATTCTAAATTTCTAGGAATTCTGGGAATTTTTAGAAAAATTTTAGTCAATGTGATTGGTGTTTTCAGACCAATTACCTATCAGGTTTCAGAAAATGATGCGAGAGTAGTAGTACATAAAACGTGTGCTTTGGCAGCGCAAACCTTCATGTTAGCGATGAGCAATGAAGGTTATGATACGTGTCCGATGGAAGGTTTTGACAGCAGAAGAGTGAAAAAGATTCTGAATTTACCTTTTGGTGCAGAAGTGAACATGATTGTTTCATGCGGAATAAGAGATGAAAAAGGAGTTTGGGGCGATAGAATGAGAGTGGATTTTGAAGAGGTTTATAAAAGATTATAA
- a CDS encoding TonB-dependent receptor has protein sequence MYKKLIISLFLLVTTVVLAQVGSVTISVFDEFSKKPLSANVSIQGGKDEIFFGNGSVLIPEIPTGNYNFRISAEGYDDGFLNDINVVPNQNLTFSIGLNKSAKQIQEVILTKKLYKTTAESPVSLRNITAEEIQKNAGSNRDVSKAILSFPGVGSTATFRNDLFIRGGSSAENKFYIDGIEVPVINHFQTQGASGGPRGIITVDFIKDVDFYSGAFPAKRNGVLSSLFEFNLKQARKDKLGYKAIVGLDDLQLMMDGPLSKDQSWSGLFSVRKSNLQLLFKGIGLPFLPSYYDATFKVSKKYKSGDELYFIGLGAKDQFEYNFDAKKTLNNLTLIDRLPNSPQWNYTIGAGYRHLVENGNWLFTLSRNMLDNQAIKYYRNIETPDNLLYNYQSREAENKLRIDRNFSWNDYQFSAGTNINFAKYTNDSTAKQVNQNSVDFDVINSELNLVQYGLYLQTAKKFFENKVQVSLGARLDASNYSDLTNNPLEQFSPRFSLNYKFAENWAFNFNTGIFYQLPAYTSLGLKLNDALVNENSLKYIRNAHLVGGLEFNGKDNLRITVEGYYKKYKNYPFSLRNQISLANLGGGFGVVGNEPVDSRGFGETYGFEILAQKRTLNNFYGIVAYTFGNSKFSNANGDLLPSSWDSKHILSLTTGKYFNRNWNVGARFRLQSGLPETPYDLNRSALVNIWNIANGPVSNFAQLNTLRGNVAHQLDIRAEKKWIFSKWQFTFYVDVVNVYGSKNASNLPVVNLQRDASDNGIIANPNAPQDQQYYLLDVGESDRNMPLPYFGFIFEF, from the coding sequence ATGTATAAAAAATTAATTATCAGTTTATTTTTATTAGTGACCACCGTAGTTTTGGCACAAGTTGGGAGTGTTACCATTTCGGTTTTTGATGAATTTTCTAAAAAGCCACTTTCTGCTAACGTTTCTATTCAAGGAGGTAAAGATGAAATTTTCTTCGGGAATGGAAGTGTTTTAATTCCAGAAATACCTACAGGAAACTATAATTTCAGAATTTCAGCAGAAGGTTATGATGATGGCTTTCTGAATGATATCAACGTAGTTCCTAATCAGAATCTTACTTTTTCTATCGGATTAAATAAATCAGCAAAACAAATTCAGGAAGTTATTTTAACTAAAAAATTATACAAAACCACAGCAGAATCTCCTGTTTCTTTAAGGAATATTACTGCGGAAGAAATTCAGAAAAATGCAGGTTCTAACCGTGATGTTTCGAAAGCAATTCTAAGTTTTCCAGGAGTGGGAAGTACAGCAACTTTCAGAAATGACCTTTTTATCAGAGGAGGAAGTTCTGCAGAAAATAAATTTTATATCGATGGAATAGAAGTTCCCGTGATTAATCACTTCCAAACGCAAGGAGCAAGTGGTGGACCAAGAGGAATTATCACCGTAGATTTCATTAAAGATGTAGATTTTTATAGCGGTGCTTTTCCTGCAAAGAGAAATGGCGTTTTGTCTTCGCTTTTTGAATTTAATTTAAAACAAGCTAGAAAAGATAAACTCGGGTACAAAGCGATTGTAGGTCTTGATGATTTACAATTGATGATGGATGGACCTCTGAGCAAAGACCAATCATGGAGCGGACTTTTTTCTGTAAGAAAATCTAATCTTCAGTTGCTGTTCAAAGGAATTGGTTTGCCTTTTTTACCAAGTTATTATGATGCAACTTTCAAAGTGTCTAAAAAATATAAATCTGGTGACGAATTGTATTTCATAGGTTTAGGAGCAAAAGACCAATTTGAATATAATTTTGATGCTAAAAAAACACTTAATAATCTTACTTTGATAGACAGATTGCCGAATTCTCCACAGTGGAATTATACGATTGGAGCTGGTTATAGACATTTGGTGGAAAACGGAAACTGGTTATTTACTTTGAGCCGAAATATGCTGGATAACCAAGCGATTAAATATTACAGAAATATAGAAACTCCAGATAATTTATTGTACAATTATCAGTCTAGAGAAGCCGAAAATAAATTGAGAATTGATAGAAATTTCAGTTGGAATGATTATCAATTCAGTGCAGGAACCAATATTAATTTCGCAAAGTATACCAATGATTCTACCGCGAAACAAGTCAATCAAAATTCGGTAGATTTTGATGTGATAAACTCTGAATTAAACCTTGTTCAATACGGATTGTATTTACAAACTGCGAAGAAATTTTTCGAAAATAAAGTGCAAGTTTCTCTTGGTGCGAGATTAGATGCAAGCAATTATTCTGATTTAACCAATAATCCTTTAGAACAATTTTCTCCAAGATTTTCATTGAATTATAAATTTGCAGAAAATTGGGCGTTTAATTTTAATACAGGGATTTTCTATCAACTTCCAGCTTACACAAGTTTAGGACTGAAACTGAATGATGCTTTGGTGAATGAAAATTCTTTAAAATACATCAGAAATGCACATTTAGTGGGTGGTTTAGAATTTAATGGAAAAGACAATTTAAGAATTACCGTAGAAGGTTACTATAAAAAATATAAAAACTATCCTTTCTCACTCAGAAACCAAATTTCTCTAGCTAATTTAGGCGGAGGTTTCGGAGTGGTAGGAAACGAACCTGTGGATTCTAGAGGTTTCGGAGAAACGTATGGTTTTGAAATTTTAGCTCAAAAAAGAACGTTGAATAATTTCTACGGAATTGTAGCCTATACTTTTGGGAATTCTAAATTTTCTAATGCTAATGGAGATTTATTGCCTTCAAGTTGGGATTCTAAACATATCCTTTCTTTAACTACAGGAAAATATTTTAATAGAAATTGGAATGTAGGTGCAAGATTTAGATTACAATCTGGTTTACCAGAAACACCTTATGATTTAAACAGAAGTGCTTTGGTTAATATTTGGAACATTGCCAATGGTCCAGTTTCTAATTTTGCACAATTAAATACTTTGAGAGGAAATGTAGCGCATCAATTAGACATCAGAGCAGAAAAAAAATGGATTTTCAGCAAATGGCAGTTTACATTTTATGTAGATGTGGTAAATGTTTATGGTTCTAAAAACGCCAGCAATTTGCCAGTGGTAAATCTGCAAAGAGATGCTTCGGATAACGGAATTATTGCCAATCCTAATGCTCCACAAGATCAACAGTATTATTTGTTAGATGTAGGAGAGTCTGACAGAAATATGCCACTTCCTTATTTCGGATTTATATTTGAATTTTAA
- a CDS encoding META domain-containing protein, with product MKKIFWALLISTTVISCATISKIGSKQESVANTKWTLVDNNFSGAKAPTLVIEGKRITGNGGCNNYFSDVVITASTGTFDVGNIGATKMACDNMMTEQSYFTVLEQVNKYVVNEGYLELYKDNLLLLKFKKQ from the coding sequence ATGAAAAAAATATTTTGGGCACTTTTGATTTCTACAACTGTGATTTCGTGTGCTACAATTTCTAAAATTGGTTCTAAACAAGAATCTGTAGCCAATACAAAATGGACTTTGGTAGATAATAATTTTTCAGGAGCGAAAGCACCTACTTTAGTGATAGAAGGAAAGAGAATTACAGGAAACGGAGGTTGCAATAACTATTTTTCTGATGTGGTGATTACCGCTTCAACTGGAACTTTTGATGTGGGAAATATCGGAGCTACTAAAATGGCTTGTGATAATATGATGACGGAGCAAAGTTATTTCACAGTGTTAGAACAAGTGAATAAATATGTAGTCAATGAAGGTTATTTAGAACTTTATAAAGATAATTTATTGCTATTGAAATTTAAGAAACAATAA
- a CDS encoding Gfo/Idh/MocA family protein, whose product MLKAGLVGAGHLGKIHLRLLNQSDKYELVGFHDKDVENGKKLEAEFGYKYFENFDDLLAEIDMLDIVTPTVYHYDYAMKAIEKGLHFFIEKPVTQTLKQAEEILYKCRENGIKAQVGHVERYNPAFIATKDFIQNPMFIEIHRLAEFNPRGTDVSVVLDLMIHDLDILLSIVKSKVKNIHASGVCVVSKTPDICNARIEFENGCVANLTTSRISMKAMRKSRFFQQDAYISVDFLEKKAEVIRMKEAPEHPTDFDMIIENADGEKSQILFEYPNIQPNNAILDELNSFADAINENREVEVSLEDGTEALKVALEIMKLIS is encoded by the coding sequence ATGTTAAAGGCAGGTTTAGTAGGTGCTGGTCACCTTGGAAAAATTCACTTAAGACTTCTTAATCAATCAGATAAATATGAACTCGTAGGTTTTCACGACAAAGATGTAGAAAACGGAAAAAAACTAGAAGCAGAGTTCGGATACAAATATTTTGAAAATTTTGATGATTTATTGGCGGAAATAGACATGTTAGACATCGTTACGCCTACAGTTTATCATTACGATTACGCAATGAAAGCCATAGAAAAAGGGCTTCATTTTTTTATAGAAAAACCAGTAACTCAAACGCTGAAACAAGCGGAAGAAATTCTCTATAAATGCAGAGAAAACGGCATAAAAGCTCAAGTAGGACACGTAGAAAGATACAATCCTGCGTTTATCGCTACCAAAGATTTCATCCAAAATCCTATGTTCATCGAAATTCACCGATTGGCAGAATTTAATCCTAGAGGAACTGATGTTTCGGTGGTTCTGGATTTGATGATTCACGATTTGGATATTTTGCTTTCTATTGTAAAATCTAAGGTGAAAAACATTCACGCAAGTGGAGTTTGCGTGGTTTCTAAAACACCAGATATTTGTAATGCCAGAATTGAATTTGAAAACGGTTGCGTAGCGAACTTGACTACTTCTAGAATTTCGATGAAAGCGATGAGAAAATCTAGATTTTTCCAACAAGATGCTTATATTTCTGTAGATTTCTTGGAGAAAAAAGCAGAAGTCATCAGAATGAAAGAAGCGCCAGAACATCCTACCGATTTTGATATGATTATCGAAAATGCAGATGGCGAAAAATCTCAAATTTTATTTGAATATCCTAACATTCAACCGAATAACGCAATTTTAGACGAACTGAATTCTTTTGCTGATGCGATTAATGAAAACCGTGAAGTAGAAGTTTCATTAGAAGACGGAACAGAAGCGCTAAAAGTAGCCTTGGAGATTATGAAGTTGATTTCGTAA